In Pseudomonadota bacterium, one DNA window encodes the following:
- a CDS encoding alpha/beta fold hydrolase — protein sequence MKTSVTFNSAGQTLAGDLYLPDGYVDGTQLPGVVVTGAWTTVKEQMAGTYAAQLADRGFAALAFDFRGWGASPDDVPYLENPTRKTQDIEAAVEYLASRPEVLVDRIGGLGVCASSGYMSDAALNSKWIKSVALVAPWLHDKTIVNDVYGGESGVAALIAAGRDAERAPNPVILEAASLTNEQAVMYQAPYYTDPSTGLVPEYDNQFNAASWEGWLTYDAMVTAKLTSQPTLLVHSEAAAIPQGARQYAELLGDKATTRWLDNVTQFDFYSEPEAVQTASDAVAAHFTKTLTQSGEK from the coding sequence ATGAAAACGTCAGTGACATTTAATAGCGCCGGACAAACGCTCGCCGGTGACCTGTACTTGCCGGATGGCTATGTCGACGGGACACAGCTGCCTGGCGTGGTGGTAACGGGCGCGTGGACAACCGTAAAAGAACAGATGGCGGGCACCTACGCGGCGCAACTGGCAGATCGTGGCTTTGCCGCGCTGGCGTTTGATTTTCGGGGTTGGGGTGCCTCACCCGATGACGTGCCCTATTTGGAAAACCCCACACGTAAAACCCAAGACATTGAGGCCGCGGTCGAGTATCTGGCTTCGCGACCGGAAGTGCTTGTGGATCGCATTGGCGGCTTAGGGGTCTGTGCATCATCCGGCTATATGAGCGACGCGGCACTCAACAGCAAATGGATTAAGAGCGTGGCGCTCGTGGCGCCTTGGTTGCACGATAAAACGATCGTGAACGACGTTTACGGCGGTGAAAGCGGCGTGGCGGCGTTGATCGCGGCCGGGCGAGACGCCGAGCGTGCCCCGAATCCCGTCATTCTTGAAGCGGCCAGTCTAACCAATGAACAGGCGGTCATGTATCAGGCGCCCTATTACACCGATCCGTCGACAGGCCTGGTTCCCGAATACGATAACCAGTTCAACGCCGCTTCGTGGGAAGGCTGGTTGACCTACGACGCCATGGTGACGGCCAAATTGACGAGTCAACCTACGCTGTTAGTGCACTCGGAGGCCGCAGCTATTCCACAGGGCGCGAGACAATACGCTGAGCTGCTGGGTGACAAAGCGACGACCCGTTGGCTCGACAACGTCACGCAGTTTGATTTTTATTCTGAGCCGGAAGCGGTGCAGACGGCATCGGACGCTGTGGCTGCACATTTTACGAAAACGTTGACTCAGTCGGGTGAGAAATGA
- a CDS encoding glutathione S-transferase family protein, with protein sequence MGLLQDGKWVDQWYDTSKNGGRFQRKASSFRHWVTADGSAGPSGEGGFNAEAGRYHLYVSLACPWAHRTLIYRTLKGLEDMITVSVVHWRMLENGWTFEHGDGVIADSEHNAEFLHQVYTRADPHYSGRVTVPVLWDKHQHTIVSNESSEIIRMLNSAFDDIGAVPGDYYPAALRDQIDALNTRIYGNVNNGVYKAGFATTQAAYEEAIDPLFDTLDWLDERLASTRYLTGDAITEADWRLFTTLVRFDPVYVGHFKCNIRRIDDYPNLSGYVRDLYQQPGIAATVNFDHIKRHYYASHGTINPTRVVPVGPDIDFEKPHGRGE encoded by the coding sequence ATGGGATTGCTGCAGGATGGAAAGTGGGTTGATCAGTGGTATGACACGAGCAAAAACGGCGGACGGTTTCAACGCAAGGCGTCGTCATTTCGCCACTGGGTGACCGCCGACGGCTCGGCGGGGCCGAGCGGCGAGGGCGGTTTTAACGCCGAAGCCGGGCGCTATCACCTCTATGTGTCACTCGCCTGTCCCTGGGCTCATCGCACCTTAATCTATCGCACGCTGAAAGGACTTGAAGACATGATCACCGTATCGGTGGTGCACTGGCGAATGCTCGAAAACGGTTGGACCTTCGAACACGGAGATGGTGTCATCGCCGATTCCGAACACAATGCCGAGTTTTTGCATCAGGTGTACACGCGAGCGGATCCGCATTATTCCGGTCGCGTCACTGTGCCGGTCCTATGGGATAAACATCAGCACACCATCGTCTCGAACGAATCGTCGGAAATCATTCGCATGCTGAACTCAGCGTTTGATGACATTGGCGCAGTACCCGGCGACTATTATCCCGCTGCACTGCGTGACCAGATCGATGCGCTCAACACCCGCATATACGGCAACGTCAACAATGGTGTCTACAAAGCGGGCTTTGCGACAACGCAAGCGGCCTACGAAGAGGCGATTGACCCTTTGTTTGACACCCTCGACTGGCTTGACGAGCGCCTGGCCTCGACGCGCTATCTTACCGGCGACGCGATCACCGAAGCCGACTGGCGATTGTTTACAACGCTCGTGCGCTTTGATCCGGTGTATGTCGGGCATTTCAAATGCAACATCCGACGGATTGATGATTATCCTAATCTGTCAGGCTACGTTCGCGATCTGTATCAACAGCCAGGCATCGCGGCCACCGTAAACTTCGATCACATTAAACGTCATTATTACGCCAGTCACGGCACGATCAATCCAACACGGGTGGTGCCCGTAGGGCCTGATATCGATTTTGAGAAGCCGCACGGCCGGGGTGAATGA
- a CDS encoding nuclear transport factor 2 family protein gives MSRGLRGVLIVMASTMMAQGVAASTIDKLAITTIVESVAVLADQSNFESLERLFADPLTVDYSSLTGNEATVKSAQALMTEWAAMLPGFDRTRHSVSNIRVNIEQSTALATADVVAEHYIDDLFWRVEGEYRYELIKEGDTWSINAMTFIVRDEDGTREVFGPAGENAQRHPPSYIVRQQTKRVVRTFLHALEGKDMVTFNALWAEDAVQHMPYSPAGHPKRVTGKPALVELYKQWPATSGDAKFTRALVIHSMQDPQLVFAEFNGEVEIIPTGRLYQQTYGGLFHVVDGKIQLFREYYDPAPFAWAFGL, from the coding sequence ATGAGTCGTGGTCTTCGAGGCGTTTTGATTGTGATGGCCAGCACGATGATGGCTCAAGGAGTTGCCGCCAGCACGATCGATAAACTAGCCATAACAACGATTGTTGAAAGTGTCGCGGTGCTTGCGGACCAATCTAATTTCGAGTCACTTGAGCGCTTGTTTGCCGATCCGCTGACCGTAGATTACTCGTCCCTAACCGGCAACGAGGCCACGGTCAAAAGTGCTCAGGCTCTGATGACGGAGTGGGCCGCTATGTTACCGGGCTTTGATCGCACGCGGCATTCCGTGTCGAACATACGCGTCAACATAGAACAAAGTACTGCCCTCGCTACGGCAGACGTCGTTGCTGAACACTATATCGACGACCTGTTTTGGCGTGTTGAGGGTGAATATCGATACGAGCTAATAAAAGAGGGTGATACCTGGTCGATTAATGCGATGACGTTTATCGTGCGCGATGAAGACGGCACGCGTGAGGTATTTGGGCCGGCGGGTGAAAACGCTCAGCGACATCCGCCCAGCTATATTGTGCGACAGCAAACAAAGCGCGTCGTTCGCACTTTCTTACACGCGCTCGAAGGAAAGGACATGGTGACGTTCAACGCCCTATGGGCCGAGGATGCGGTTCAACACATGCCGTATTCACCGGCGGGGCACCCCAAGCGCGTGACGGGTAAGCCAGCACTGGTTGAACTATACAAACAGTGGCCGGCGACCAGCGGAGATGCGAAATTCACCCGTGCGCTGGTGATTCACTCGATGCAAGATCCACAGCTAGTTTTCGCGGAGTTCAACGGTGAGGTAGAGATTATCCCCACGGGTCGTCTCTATCAGCAAACCTATGGCGGTTTGTTTCATGTTGTCGACGGTAAGATCCAGCTCTTTCGCGAATATTACGACCCCGCTCCGTTCGCTTGGGCGTTTGGTTTATAG
- a CDS encoding PQQ-binding-like beta-propeller repeat protein, giving the protein MIRNMRLFCTLSPLFVLLSLTASAGDITELKDNDGMVVAERMADGEVRYLSTPRLPAQYPPAFVTPPLPKDAHPDSYIFRFYNDLDRNGRIQPDGTVVPIDRNKPVKKTASPDVRNASTIDTALLSNYDGQYAPYLPLIFQGQPDQYLLSNGLQFNSGSGSIFRGRVQLANISEQNGVITYVFDQFANEEFFDVTDFGTGGNGTAFELALDSEMTLVAELGSSTGQLSGDLLILNVDPGNVSATDYRPLSSIVGATVPFTATLTNNTGSWQVDSFDALIDYTSSNGVIDFANPTTSPALVELRIAGPSQLPPAISTAYQALAVFANGEELNVNDSTVWTTPDGALFDLSPDGVATTQEAPPTDTIVTINAQFENVQTSVEVNLIGNDTLAQGIDGWGTYQRGPDHTGWTDISTESDLFNVLWSVPLDINSSYHQPVADDERVILTLSGSFFSNSDLDRLYAYDPLDGSLLWSKSFPNARQLNGPALAYGNIVLIDEALSGADQLRLIDGVTGDEVYSRDFPDNQVEGETLSPTVVDGDFYVRGNFSDLYRMSFFTGEVQWVNSDIQQVRATTPTVDEQYVYSFYSNTLTVMDRLTGEIEFELEKPSSSFSSSSVYAVILNEDSSSAFVMNGSDLTRFNLVDKRHEWTIDENFNRQPAYHNGRLYTYSFNEFYAIDAQTGEILWTYDPPSSSFSDDIIITNNHAFVGHSSDTLAIDLNSQQTVWSYPSRGRLSLSGETLYIVGSNQSLTAVQVPGLLNVPPTSITIDAPATVEENSVVQLRATVTYDDGRVRDRTTQSVWSIKPNSVSTIGQSGRLSVGELLTPREMVTVSAAFTEAGSTVEVSADIELATLLSDTDFALRNLDMALAIKESIINQLADAIQREQSARAALQGLPGKDEMLALAEVISALDNSTVADGALDTSAESLANAIAILNGQIHIRQRSKK; this is encoded by the coding sequence ATGATCAGGAATATGCGTCTGTTCTGTACGCTGTCGCCGCTATTTGTGCTACTGAGCCTCACCGCCAGTGCCGGTGACATCACCGAGTTAAAGGACAACGACGGCATGGTCGTCGCGGAGCGAATGGCCGACGGCGAGGTGCGTTATTTGTCGACGCCACGACTGCCCGCTCAATACCCGCCGGCGTTTGTGACACCCCCTCTTCCAAAAGACGCGCATCCCGATTCTTATATCTTCCGTTTCTACAACGATCTGGACAGAAACGGCCGAATTCAGCCAGACGGTACGGTCGTGCCTATCGATCGTAATAAACCGGTCAAAAAGACGGCGTCGCCCGACGTTCGTAATGCGTCGACCATCGACACGGCATTGTTGTCGAATTACGACGGTCAGTATGCGCCGTATTTACCGCTGATATTCCAGGGACAACCTGATCAATATCTTCTGAGCAATGGCCTACAATTTAACTCGGGCAGTGGCTCAATATTCAGAGGGCGCGTGCAGCTGGCGAATATTTCTGAGCAAAATGGCGTGATCACGTATGTCTTTGATCAATTCGCCAATGAAGAATTTTTTGATGTCACCGATTTTGGAACCGGTGGTAACGGCACCGCGTTTGAGCTGGCACTCGACTCGGAGATGACGCTGGTTGCAGAACTCGGATCGTCGACCGGACAGCTAAGCGGCGACTTACTCATCCTCAACGTCGATCCCGGCAACGTCAGCGCAACGGATTACCGCCCGCTTAGTAGTATCGTGGGCGCCACGGTGCCGTTTACCGCAACACTGACAAACAATACTGGTTCATGGCAGGTGGATTCTTTTGATGCGCTTATCGATTACACCTCGTCAAACGGCGTGATCGATTTTGCGAATCCCACCACCAGTCCAGCGCTGGTTGAATTACGCATTGCTGGGCCTTCTCAGTTGCCGCCCGCTATCTCCACCGCGTATCAGGCCCTGGCGGTGTTTGCGAATGGCGAGGAACTCAACGTCAATGACAGCACCGTGTGGACAACGCCCGACGGGGCACTGTTTGATCTATCTCCTGACGGCGTTGCGACAACCCAGGAAGCACCGCCCACCGATACTATTGTCACGATTAACGCACAGTTTGAGAACGTCCAGACGAGCGTTGAGGTTAATCTGATCGGAAACGACACACTGGCGCAAGGCATCGATGGGTGGGGAACCTATCAACGTGGTCCTGACCACACGGGTTGGACGGATATCTCCACCGAGTCAGACCTGTTTAATGTTCTGTGGAGCGTGCCGCTCGATATTAATTCTTCCTATCACCAGCCAGTTGCTGACGACGAACGCGTCATACTCACTCTGTCCGGTTCGTTTTTCAGCAACTCAGACCTCGATCGATTGTATGCTTACGATCCGCTAGACGGTTCGTTGCTGTGGTCAAAGAGTTTTCCAAACGCTCGGCAGCTCAATGGGCCAGCGCTCGCTTACGGCAACATCGTTTTGATCGACGAAGCCCTATCCGGGGCGGATCAGTTGCGGCTGATTGATGGGGTGACAGGTGATGAGGTGTACAGCCGAGATTTTCCCGATAACCAGGTTGAAGGCGAGACGCTATCGCCCACTGTGGTTGACGGCGATTTCTATGTGCGCGGCAACTTCTCAGACTTGTATCGTATGAGCTTTTTTACGGGCGAAGTCCAGTGGGTCAATTCCGATATTCAGCAAGTACGCGCCACGACGCCGACGGTGGACGAGCAATATGTCTACTCGTTTTACAGCAATACGCTCACGGTCATGGATCGCTTAACGGGCGAAATCGAATTTGAACTGGAAAAACCCTCCTCATCCTTTTCGTCGTCGTCTGTGTATGCGGTGATTCTGAATGAAGACTCGTCGTCTGCCTTTGTGATGAACGGCAGTGATCTGACCCGCTTTAATCTCGTCGATAAGCGACATGAGTGGACAATCGATGAGAATTTCAATCGTCAACCGGCCTACCATAACGGACGCTTGTACACGTATTCGTTTAACGAGTTCTACGCAATCGACGCGCAAACCGGTGAGATTCTGTGGACCTACGATCCTCCGAGTTCGAGCTTCTCTGATGACATTATCATTACAAACAATCATGCCTTTGTTGGTCACTCGAGCGACACATTGGCGATTGACCTTAATTCGCAACAAACCGTTTGGAGCTATCCATCTCGGGGTCGACTGAGCCTTAGCGGTGAGACTCTCTATATTGTTGGCTCCAATCAAAGCTTGACGGCGGTACAGGTGCCCGGTCTGCTAAATGTGCCGCCGACGAGCATTACGATTGACGCGCCCGCAACGGTTGAAGAGAACAGTGTGGTGCAGCTTCGCGCGACCGTCACCTACGACGATGGTCGAGTGCGCGATCGCACAACTCAGTCGGTATGGTCGATCAAACCCAATTCGGTGTCGACCATTGGGCAGTCCGGTCGTCTGAGCGTGGGCGAATTATTAACGCCACGCGAGATGGTTACCGTGAGCGCTGCGTTCACCGAGGCAGGTTCGACCGTGGAAGTGAGCGCCGACATTGAATTGGCAACGTTGCTTTCTGATACTGATTTTGCGCTTCGCAATCTGGATATGGCGTTGGCAATCAAAGAGAGCATAATTAATCAGCTGGCGGACGCGATTCAGCGTGAGCAGTCGGCGCGCGCTGCACTACAGGGCCTGCCCGGCAAGGATGAAATGCTTGCCCTTGCTGAAGTAATCAGCGCGCTCGATAACAGCACCGTTGCAGATGGTGCCCTCGACACCTCGGCAGAATCACTCGCGAACGCGATTGCGATTCTCAACGGCCAGATTCACATACGACAGCGGAGTAAGAAGTAG
- a CDS encoding AraC family transcriptional regulator, with protein sequence MNDSTYQDIYPTPPLVNSASESRPLAKDLLTLEYFEAEPDAMPTRVFSQHHLLLNLKKEPHRVENWRDGEHRDFLFHQNEIIVTPAGVESGWRWHAVSSVIVVTLDPKKFEQFAQSEVGLLLADTQLRDLPLFEDADICQAGIALKDALASREPGSDLMFESLARVFLVKLIQRYGLQEDAYRFSKRFTADHYRRVLQFVASRYGQSMTVEELAGVAGLSTSHFSHLFKQTIGSSPMQFVMRYRVEQAKKRLSSHELPLIDIAMACGFSDQSHFSRQFKQVEGVSPSRYRAQLHR encoded by the coding sequence ATGAACGATTCGACGTATCAAGATATCTATCCCACCCCGCCGCTTGTCAATAGCGCTAGCGAGTCTCGCCCATTGGCCAAGGATTTGCTGACGCTTGAGTATTTTGAAGCCGAGCCCGATGCCATGCCCACCCGGGTGTTTAGCCAGCATCATCTTTTACTCAACTTAAAAAAGGAACCGCATCGAGTCGAAAATTGGCGTGATGGCGAGCATCGAGATTTTCTTTTTCATCAAAACGAAATCATCGTCACACCTGCCGGCGTCGAGAGCGGTTGGCGATGGCACGCTGTCTCAAGTGTGATTGTGGTGACGCTCGATCCCAAGAAGTTTGAGCAGTTTGCTCAATCAGAAGTCGGCCTGTTGCTGGCCGATACTCAGCTTAGAGATCTCCCTTTGTTTGAGGACGCGGATATTTGCCAAGCGGGCATAGCGCTAAAGGATGCGTTGGCAAGCCGTGAACCAGGATCGGATCTGATGTTTGAGAGTTTGGCGCGTGTGTTTTTGGTCAAACTGATCCAGCGCTATGGTTTACAAGAGGATGCGTATCGTTTTTCCAAACGCTTTACCGCTGATCATTATCGGCGAGTGCTTCAATTTGTCGCCAGTCGCTATGGCCAATCGATGACGGTCGAAGAGTTAGCGGGTGTGGCGGGCCTGAGTACGTCGCACTTTTCGCATTTGTTTAAGCAAACGATCGGTTCAAGTCCGATGCAGTTTGTGATGCGCTATCGAGTTGAACAAGCCAAGAAGCGTTTATCGAGTCATGAGCTGCCACTTATCGATATTGCTATGGCCTGCGGGTTTTCTGATCAGTCTCATTTTTCACGACAATTTAAACAGGTTGAAGGTGTTTCCCCTTCCCGTTATCGCGCGCAGCTTCATCGTTAG
- a CDS encoding dockerin type I domain-containing protein yields the protein MTIALRIGFVLLAGWVAVSAASATPPVMPLLFAPNHGQATADWQFVANSPRSTVAIGPTHFAIAPPLSPIDRDELPTLTEPRREIHRGSTLHVSFINANASSVGRGEGRHSAVSHYLQGNDTAAWKRNVPNYEMVRYPEVYRGIDLVFRGDEQRLRYDFELSPHADTNDIAIQFPAGALLSINAEGALVLKQADGELVQHAPKVFTQKVDGTREYLAARYTISATNVVTFDIDTYDQRDTLVIDPTIEYTAFINGSGAEQVFDIKETVHGLLVVGITSSFDLLTVNPVQNALAAANLPEDIFIRRYSPETFELEFSTYYGGSDSDTPWVVVEAENGDIVLAGATQSPDFPTQNGFDSTFAGGDSIDQDAFVTRLSRTGDDVVFSTYVGGFDARISIDGIPRFGRETIRDMVLHEPTNRLYLTGNTGASDFPVTDVFLDRPCFENSSSDFFAFRTDAFIMEMDAQTGAIYTSFCFGGEGRTAGRAVMIDPQRESIFVAGHTYSPDFPTTPDAFQESRAGTELNYDGYLTRFDMALDTLEAATYFGGSNDEFFIEMQLDSNGSPIVSGSTRSDDLPISDNAFQKINPALDEDQFLFSGLIASLDRELGDLNFSSYLGGQGDNDLWALRLDSHDRIYIAGYTEARDYPLKDALQHERGAPYSSPRPIWSSDPSTVVTDVRTGTLRLVNGEYSFNETYAVVTQQATNGGAAANRLIRQRRNEVFSVAELGGTQYASSAVVTGNVALGAETIEKDFVIGNCNGPHRVYVGDTAAGFSLTDEVPSPVICVVALEFALVDDDSLPDLVISDGQSLYFHPGDGVGRFGEAIELPITAVDLLDLVRTGINTQPDRQLVMVDRGGPDKLINFFDDTPVVTELFGSDSRTTRAVGYFTDFQSNPHMWFSYETGLSRAVRSEDLPVSMGFEFGDANRRLDAAPVPLRLGLGTSFVTLETDSAGQQAFHLYDYKEEVGALVELTDQKMPLAIGGYTASTPSFSGISNGFFLFNENEGTLNRSTIGALDIVVSVLNKDASALRFSTYLGGAGVDRVIRALEVPRDGRIVIGGDTVGDSVILGPPASSPLSQTSLHGFVLSLNIDDLLDNDSDSFTNDVDNCTDVSNADQFDTDGDGYGNQCDGDFNQDGIVNFADLLILREAFNANANPNTDLNIDGVTNFLDLSIFSQLFLRSPGPAAIDLD from the coding sequence ATGACGATCGCGTTACGAATTGGGTTTGTCCTGCTGGCGGGATGGGTCGCGGTATCGGCGGCATCGGCAACGCCGCCGGTCATGCCGCTGTTGTTTGCGCCCAATCACGGACAAGCGACAGCGGATTGGCAGTTTGTTGCGAATAGCCCACGCAGTACGGTGGCGATTGGCCCAACCCACTTTGCGATAGCGCCGCCGTTATCGCCAATTGACCGCGATGAATTACCAACGCTCACAGAGCCCAGGCGCGAGATACACAGAGGCTCAACCCTGCATGTGTCATTTATTAATGCAAACGCGTCGTCCGTAGGGCGTGGCGAAGGGCGGCATAGTGCCGTCAGCCACTATCTGCAGGGGAATGACACTGCTGCGTGGAAACGAAACGTGCCCAACTATGAAATGGTTCGATATCCGGAGGTTTACCGTGGTATTGATCTGGTGTTTCGCGGCGACGAACAGCGCCTGCGCTACGATTTTGAACTATCCCCCCATGCCGATACGAACGATATCGCTATTCAGTTTCCTGCAGGCGCGCTTCTTTCAATTAATGCGGAAGGCGCATTGGTGTTGAAACAGGCCGATGGTGAACTGGTGCAACACGCACCGAAGGTATTCACACAAAAGGTTGACGGAACTCGAGAGTACCTTGCTGCCCGCTACACCATCAGTGCCACGAACGTCGTGACCTTTGATATTGATACCTACGACCAGCGTGACACGCTCGTGATCGATCCGACCATTGAGTATACGGCGTTTATCAATGGTAGCGGCGCGGAACAAGTGTTTGACATCAAAGAAACCGTTCATGGTTTGCTCGTTGTTGGCATAACCTCTTCGTTCGATCTCCTTACCGTTAATCCCGTTCAAAATGCACTGGCGGCCGCTAATCTTCCGGAAGATATTTTTATTCGACGGTACTCGCCCGAAACATTCGAACTCGAATTTTCAACGTATTACGGGGGTTCTGATAGCGACACGCCTTGGGTGGTCGTCGAGGCGGAAAACGGCGATATTGTGCTCGCCGGCGCGACTCAATCGCCTGATTTTCCCACTCAGAATGGCTTTGACTCAACGTTTGCGGGCGGCGACTCGATTGACCAGGATGCGTTTGTTACCAGATTATCTCGCACAGGCGATGACGTTGTTTTCTCCACCTATGTCGGTGGCTTTGACGCGCGTATCTCCATAGATGGAATTCCACGATTCGGTCGAGAAACGATTCGCGACATGGTGTTGCATGAACCGACCAATCGGCTCTATCTAACCGGTAATACCGGTGCGAGCGATTTTCCGGTGACCGACGTATTCCTCGACAGACCGTGCTTTGAAAATTCCTCTTCGGATTTCTTTGCCTTTCGGACCGACGCTTTCATTATGGAGATGGACGCTCAAACGGGCGCCATTTACACCTCATTTTGCTTTGGCGGCGAAGGTCGCACCGCTGGCCGAGCGGTGATGATCGATCCACAGCGTGAGTCGATTTTTGTTGCTGGGCATACGTACTCGCCCGATTTTCCAACGACGCCCGATGCGTTTCAAGAGTCGCGTGCCGGCACGGAACTCAACTACGATGGCTACCTCACGCGCTTTGATATGGCGCTCGACACCTTAGAAGCCGCGACCTACTTTGGTGGCAGCAACGATGAATTTTTTATTGAGATGCAGCTGGATTCGAACGGCAGTCCTATCGTGAGTGGGTCGACCCGTTCCGATGATCTGCCGATTAGCGACAACGCGTTTCAAAAAATCAACCCGGCATTGGACGAGGATCAGTTTTTGTTCTCTGGCTTGATTGCTTCTCTCGATCGAGAATTAGGCGATCTCAACTTTTCGTCGTATCTAGGAGGGCAAGGCGATAATGATCTTTGGGCGTTGCGGCTCGATTCGCACGACCGTATTTACATCGCGGGCTATACCGAGGCGAGGGATTACCCATTAAAAGATGCCCTGCAGCACGAGCGTGGTGCGCCGTATTCGAGCCCCCGACCGATTTGGTCGTCGGACCCGTCGACAGTGGTCACAGACGTTAGAACTGGCACGCTGCGGTTAGTGAACGGTGAGTACAGTTTCAACGAAACGTATGCGGTCGTGACACAGCAGGCCACGAATGGTGGCGCGGCGGCAAATAGGCTTATCCGGCAGCGGCGTAATGAAGTCTTCAGTGTGGCGGAGCTCGGCGGCACTCAATACGCTTCGTCCGCGGTGGTGACCGGCAATGTGGCACTTGGCGCCGAGACCATCGAGAAAGACTTTGTGATTGGCAACTGCAATGGGCCGCATCGAGTCTATGTTGGCGATACGGCGGCCGGTTTCAGTCTAACGGATGAGGTTCCAAGCCCGGTCATTTGTGTGGTGGCGCTGGAGTTTGCCTTGGTCGACGACGACTCACTGCCCGACTTGGTGATCAGCGACGGCCAGTCGCTGTATTTTCATCCGGGCGATGGTGTTGGTCGATTTGGCGAAGCGATTGAACTGCCGATCACCGCCGTGGATTTACTCGACCTGGTGCGTACCGGTATCAACACTCAGCCAGACCGACAACTTGTCATGGTCGATCGCGGCGGCCCTGACAAGTTGATCAATTTTTTCGACGACACACCGGTGGTGACAGAGCTATTCGGTTCGGACAGTCGAACGACCCGCGCGGTCGGCTACTTCACCGATTTCCAATCGAATCCGCATATGTGGTTCTCCTATGAGACTGGATTGAGTCGCGCGGTGCGGAGCGAAGATCTTCCGGTCTCAATGGGGTTTGAGTTTGGCGATGCGAATCGGCGTCTAGATGCCGCCCCAGTTCCATTGAGATTGGGGCTGGGCACATCCTTTGTCACGCTCGAGACCGACAGCGCTGGGCAACAGGCGTTTCATCTTTATGATTACAAAGAAGAGGTCGGCGCGTTAGTGGAACTCACCGATCAGAAAATGCCGCTGGCAATCGGTGGTTACACAGCGTCTACGCCCAGCTTTAGTGGAATCAGCAACGGGTTTTTCCTATTTAATGAAAATGAAGGGACCCTCAATCGTTCGACGATCGGGGCGCTCGATATCGTCGTCTCTGTGCTCAACAAGGATGCCTCAGCATTACGCTTTTCCACCTATTTGGGCGGTGCCGGTGTGGATCGGGTTATCCGGGCGCTGGAGGTGCCGCGCGACGGGCGGATAGTGATTGGTGGCGACACGGTTGGCGACAGCGTTATCCTCGGACCGCCCGCCTCCTCGCCATTGTCGCAGACCAGTTTGCATGGATTTGTGCTGTCGTTGAACATCGATGATTTGTTGGATAACGATAGCGATTCATTCACGAACGACGTGGATAATTGCACCGACGTGTCAAACGCGGATCAGTTTGATACAGACGGAGACGGTTACGGCAATCAGTGCGATGGCGATTTTAATCAAGACGGTATCGTGAACTTTGCGGATCTGCTGATTTTGCGTGAAGCGTTCAATGCCAACGCGAACCCGAACACAGATCTCAATATCGATGGCGTCACTAACTTCCTCGATCTGAGTATTTTCAGTCAGTTATTTTTGCGGTCGCCTGGCCCAGCCGCGATCGATCTCGATTAA